AGGATGGGGAGAAGTCCGTATTTAAATACGACCGGACCGGGCGTCTGGTTTCTTCACTGGACAAGGAGAGCGGGCGTTTTGAAAGAATGGAATCCGAGACTATGGGTGACCAGACCATGGAATTGAACGAGGCCATGGATGATATGTTCGGCGATCCCCGGGTGCACAGCATGCGTTTGGGACAAGATGTGTTTTTCGGCGCTGAATAAAGTATAAGCAGGCAAGGTTCAAGACCCGTTTTCAGTTTGATCTGGAAGCGGGTCTTTTTTTTGCAATCCTTCTTTTTACCCGCAAGGCATCATGCTATACTGCCTGAATTGAAAAAAAGGAAAGGTTCGATCCATGGACAAAATTATTATGCAAGGCGGGAAACCGTTACAAGGAAGTGTGCAGGTTAGCGGCTCTAAAAATGCATCATTGCCCATCATGGCAGCCTGTTTGCTGGCGGAGGGGACAAGCCGGGTCAACAATATTCCTGAGGTCCAGGATATCCGGACGATGGGAAAAATGCTGGAAATTTTAGGAGCGAAGAACCGGTTGCAGGACAATTGTTTTCAACTAGATCCATCAGGATTTACATGCCGGCCGGCACCCTATGAGTTGGTCAGTACCATGCGTGCTTCCATTTATGTTTTGGCACCCCTGGTGGCACGGTTTGGGAAAGCTCAGGTCGCTTTACCTGGCGGCTGCGCGATTGGATTGCGCCCGATTGATCAGCATTTTAAGGGGCTGGAAGCATTGGGGGCGCGGGTGAACCTGGCGCATGGCTATATCCAGGCAGAGGCACCTAAGGGGTTAAAAGGGGCGGAAATTTATTTGGATATCGCCAGCGTCGGTGCAACGGTCACGATACTGTTGGCGGCTGTGCTGGCCAAAGGCCGGACAATTCTGGATCATGCAGCTTGTGAACCGGAAATTGTTAATCTTGCCGACATGCTCAATGCGATGGGTGCACATATTCAGGGAGCCGGCAACAGCCGGATTGTGATAGACGGGGTCAACCGGCTTGAGGCGGTTGAGTATACTGTCATTCCCGATCGTATTGAGGCAGGAACATTGGCATTGGCCGGTGCCATGACGGGCAGCGCCATGACCATTGCCGGATATCCGATTGAACATTTGATAGCATTGGAACGCAAACTGGCTGAAGCGGGTGTGGACATCATCAAGACCGGTACCCGGCAGGTGCGTATTCAATGCCGTGAAGAAAAGATCAAGCCGGTTGATATCGTAACCCTCCCATATCCTGGATTTCCCACAGACCTTCAGGCACAGTGGATGGCTTTGATGTGTATTGCTGAAGGACGATCAGTGGTCACGGAGGCGGTATGGGAGAATAGATTTATGCATGTGATGGAGCTTAACCGGATGGGGGCGGATATTCAGATAGAAGGTACCAATGCGTTGGTGCGGGGCGGGAAGCCGCTTTCCGGTGCTCAGGTCATGGCATCAGATCTGCGTGCTTCCGCTGCTTTGATTTTGGCTGGTTTGGTTGCTGAAGGCGAGACTGCGATCTCAAGAATTTATCATCTTGACAGAGGCTATGAGCATCTGGAAAAGAAACTTGCGGCATTGGGCGCGGATATTAAAAGGGTACACGCATGAGAAACAAGAAAACCTGGATTGTAGTCCTTGCGGTATTATTGTTGTGTGCCGTCAGTTCTTTTGCGAAAAATGCGGATGATATTCGTGTTGTATTTGATCCGGATTTACGTTCCTTGATTCGTGGTGCGATTACACAAAGTGAAAAAAGTGTTGATGTGGAAGTTTTTAAAATGACAGACCGCGGCGTGATTGCTGATCTGGGGAATGCAGCCGGCGAGGGTGTTGCCGTCCGCGTCATTTTATGTCCAACACAAAAAAGTAATCAAAAAGCAGCCAATAAACTTTTGGGAACCGGCGCGAAAGTTCGTTGGTATCCTGTTACTAAAAAAAATCAGATTATGCATGTCAAGATGGGGCTGTTTGACATGCAGCGGCTTATTTTCGGAAGTCCCAACTGGACCTATTGGGGTCTGACCATTCACCACGAGGGTGTTTTGGATATTTCTTTGCCGGCAGTGGTGGATGAGATGCAAGGACGGTTTGAAGTGGATTGGGAAAAATCAAAGCCTGCCAGATTGTTGTGAAGAGGGATATAACACAATTGGCGTTTTTTTATTGGAATGATATCTTTGATTTGAAAAATGAGTTTGAATCAGTTAAACTTAATTAGGTGGACATTCTTGTTCAAATTAAAAAAAACGGCAACTAACCGGTTCGTCTTAAGTGCTGATTTTTAAAGAAAAAAAACGCACCATAAGTTTCGATGGAACATCAGGGGACTGTATCGTCAAATCCGGCTCTAGCGTATGGATACAGTATCAGTTTTTCTTTAAAAATCAGCACTTAAGACGAACAGAAGACAGTGTGTTTTATAATTTGGACAGCAGTGTTAGTTGGTATTGAAAACTGTTTTTTCGCTCCTCACAATGACAATAGTGCTGTTTTTTCAGGATCACCTAGCTAGGATCAAAATAAAGAATATAGGATGACAACATAATGAATGGCAAGTCATTGAATATTACAGAAGAAAAGCTGAATAAACTCAAAGAAATAATTCCAGAAGCATTTACTGAAAACAAGATCGACTGGGAAAAGCTGAAAGCTGCGTTGGGTGAAGATATTGAATTCAAGAATGAACGATATGTGTTGAACTGGGCAGGAAAATCCGATGCATTTAGAGTGCTGCAATCTCCCACAACCGCAACGCTTGTTCCGGTAAAAGATGAATCTGTTAATTTTGATACCACTGAAAACATATTTATTGAGGGCGAAAATCTTGAAGTGCTAAAAGTACTGCAAAAATCCTATTTTGGCAAAATCAAGATGATCTATATTGACCCACCTTATAATACTGGCAATGACAATTTTATTTATCCGGATAAATTTTCTGAAACCAAAGAAGAATATTTGAGCCGAATTGGCGATAAAGATGAGACCGGATTTATGACCCGTGAAGGGCTGTTCAGAAAAAACAGCAAAAACAGCGGACATTACCATTCCAACTGGCTTTCCATGATGTATCCGAGGTTATTTTTAGCGAGAAATTTGTTGCGAGATGATGGTGTGATATTTGTTTCTATTGATGATAATGAAGTGCATAATTTAAGACTTTTAATGAATGAGGTATTTGGGGAAGAAAATTTTGTTGCAAATATTATTTGGCAAAAAAAATATGCCGTTAGTGCAGATGATCCAAGTATTGCACCAATGCATGATTATATAGTAGTTTATCAAAAATCTTCGAATTTCAAGCGAATTTTACTTCCAAGAACAGAAAAACAAATTTTAAGGTATAAAAATATAGATAATGATCCCAGAGGATCGTGGAGTTCGGATAATTATGTTAGTAATAAGTCAATGGAAGAAAGACCTACTCTATGGTATCCAATAATGCATCCAAAAACAGGAAAAGAAGTTTGGCCTGATAAAAGTGCTGTTTGGCGGTATTCAAAAGTAAAGCATGAAGCAATTGAAAAAGAAAACAGATTATACTGGGGACCGGATTTGTCTTATGAAAAACCAAGACTTAAACGTTTTTTAAACGAAATACAAGAGGGTATAGTCCCAAGCACGTGGTGGGAATTTAAAGAGGTTGGTCACAATGATGAAGGCCAAAAGGAAACAGCAGAATTATTAGGAAAGAAAGTATTTAGTACTCCAAAACCAGTTCGTTTATTAAAAAAGATATTAAATATTAGTGTAGATAATGATGATATAGTTCTTGATTTTTTTGCAGGCTCTTGTTCTCTGGGGCAAGCAATATTTGAAGAAAATAATAGCAGGCCAAAGGGAATAAAATTTATTTGTATTCAATTACCAGAGTCTTGCTCTAATGATAGTGTGGCTCATAAAACCGGATATAAAACTATTGCTGATATTGGCAAGGAGCGTATTCGGCGGGTAATAAAAAAAATCAAGGAAGAACAGGAAGGCAAACTTAATTTAGATACTAATGCTGCTAAACAGGATTTGGGTTTTAAAGTGTTTAAATTACAGGACTCCAATTTTAAAATTTGGCAAACAAAGATAGAAAATGAAGAAGAACTTAATAAACAACTTGAAATACACACCGACCCGGTAGATGAAAATGCTAAAACTGAAAACATTCTCTGTGAATTGCTTATAAAATCCGGCATTTCACTTACTGCTAAAATTGAACAAAAAGCCGGGGTTTATCTTGTGAATGATAATGAAATTGCTTTAATTCTTGAGAAGGTTAATAATAAAATCATGAAGAAGGTTATTGATGCAAAACCGCAAAAAGTGATTACTCTTGATCGTTTATTTAATAACAATGACCAGTTAAAAACCAATACCGCATTGCAGATGAAAGACGCGGGTATAGAGTTTAAGGTGGTGTAGAGATGAAGCCATTTGTTCCCCATGAATTACCGATAAAAAATCTGGATTGGGCTATGTTTGTTTCTTTGATTGGTGAAGCAAACCGGGAGCTTGCCAAGTTTGATGCAGCATTAAACAGTATACCGGAACCTAATGTTTTGCTTTCTCCGTTAACTACAAATGAAGCTGTGCTTTCTTCCAGAATAGAGGGAACCCAGGCAACGCTTGAAGATGTCTATAAATTTGAAGCTGCGCCAAAAGAAAGAACAGAAAAATATGATGATATTATAGAAATTATTAATTACAGGCGAGCCATTACTGAAGCAAGTGAAAAATTGAATAGACTTCCGCTCAGTAGCCGTCTCATTCGGGAGATTCACAAAACATTACTTTCCGGCGCCAGAGGTAAAAATAAAACTCCTGGTAAATTTAGAACCGGACAGGTTTATATTGGGCAGATGGGAACAGATATCGGAAGTGCTACTTTTGTGCCGCCGGAACCGCAAACTATTTCGGAACATTTTAGCAATTTTGAGAAATATATTCATTTCAACGAAAAAGACGTTCTTGTACAATTGGCCATTGTTCATGCCCAGTTTGAAATCATTCATCCCTTTTGGGACGGTAATGGAAGAACAGGCCGGATTATCATGCCTCTGTTTCTCTATTATAAAAAAATAATTGGTTCGCCTAACTTTTATTTGAGTGAATATTTTGAGAAAAACCGTGACTCGTATAATTCCGGTCTGAATAGTATTTCTGAAACCGGCAAATGGGAAAAGTGGATAACCTATTTTTTAAAGGCCATCATAGTTCAATCGGCAATTAATAGAGAAAAAGTCGAGTCAATTCTAGCCCTTTATAAGGACATGATGAATAATGTTCAAAATAGCACACATTCTCAGTACACGCACAAAGTTGTTGATTTTATATTTTCCAATCCCTGGTTTGATACTATAAAATTCAGAGAAGAATCCAAAGTAGCGAAGTCAGCAACTTCAAGAATAATACGTATTTTATTAGAGAATAATATTCTTAAAGTAATCAGAAAAGGGATCGGAAGAAGACCGACAGTGTACGTTTTTCCTGAATTATTGAAAATTATCAGGTAAAAGTTAGCGTATCATGGATGACATGCTACGCGGTTAGCGTCCTGCGAAACGAGAAATATGGAACGCTAATTAGTTAGTGTCTCACAGATGGGACGCTAATTATTTGTTAGGAGATTGAGCATTCAGTTCGTTTTGTCATCCCCACACGTATTAAGCGGGGATCCAGGACTTATAAAATAAGCTTTTCTGGATTCCCGATAAGAGCATTCGGGAATGACAACCTAAAAAACAGATTAAATGCTCAAGCTGCCAGTAAAAAATTAACGGAGCAAAGGCATAAAGTATGAAACTCCACTGCGGCCCTAATCAGCAATTTCAGCATGATAGAATAATAGAGTTTAAGGTGGTATAGGCGTGAAAACGAATAGTTTAAAAAAAGCTTTTTATAATTCAATTCGCAATATACTGCTGCAAGCCAGGGAACAGATATCTTATACGGTTAATGTGGCTATGGTACGAGCCTACTGGAATATAGGAAAAAATATTATTGAAGAAGAGCAAGCAGGTAAAAGGCGCGCTGAATATGGTCAAAAATTAATCGAAGCATTGTCGAAAAAATTAAGTAAGGAATTCGGAAAAGGGTTTGATGCCAGCAATCTTATGCGGATGCGGCAGTTTTATCTTCTTTTTCCAAAAAGTGCCGCACTGCGGCACCAATCCGGTAAAATCTTGCCATTGAAAAAGTTTGGCTTAGAGATAGATAAACAGGAACAAATTATCGCCGCAGTGCGGCGGGAATTGTCATGGACTCATTATAAACTACTGCTGCGTGTGGAGAATCCCAGGGCCAGAGAGTGGTATATGAATGAATCATCCGATTGCGGATGGAGCACCAGGGCATTGGAACGACAGATCAATTCATTTTACTATGAGCGTTTGCTGGCCAGCAAAAGTAAAGCACCTGTTCGGCGGGAAGCGGCTCAAAAGGCCGGGAAGTTCAAGCCGGAAAATATTCTTAAAGATCCTTATGTTCTGGAATTTCTTGATTTGGCGGATCGGAGTTCCTATCGTGAATCAGAACTGGAACAGGCACTAATAGATAAATTGCAGGAATTCCTGCTTGAGTTGGGAAAGGGTTTTAGTTTTGTTGCCCGGCAAAAAAGAATATCCGCTGAGGATGAATATTACTATATTGATCTTGTTTTTTATAACTATCTTTTAAAATGTTTTGTCCTGATTGATTTAAAAACCGGCAAACTAACACATCAGGATATCGGACAAATGGATATGTATGTCAGAATGTTTGAGGAAAAAACCAGGATCACCGGTGATAATCCGACCATCGGCATTGTGCTTTGTTCTGAAAAAAATGACGCAGTGGTAAAGTATTCAGTGCTTAGTGAAAATAAACGGCTTTTTGCTTCCAAATACAAATTGTACTTGCCTTCGGAAAAAGAATTGATTGCGGAGTTGAAACAGGAGAGAAAAGCTCTGGAATCAACCCTGATATTTTCTCCCAAAGGCCAAAAAAGGAAATGAAACTCCATTTCGACCCTAATCAGCAATTTCAGCATGATGCAATAAACGCTATTATTGACATATTTGAAGGTCAACCGTTAAATCAGAGTGATTTCAGTTTTTCATTGCAATATGAGGGAAATTTTCTGGAAGATGGTGCGGTTGGGAATAGACTTGAAATTAGTAATGAACAGATTCTAAATAATATTCAGGAAATACAAACGAAGAATGAGTTAAGCGCTTCTGACAAATTGGATGGCATGAATTTTTCAGTTGAAATGGAAACCGGTACCGGGAAAACCTATGTCTATCTCCGCACTATTTATGAATTGAATAAAAAGTATGGTTTTAAGAAATTTGTTATTGTCGTACCTTCAATCGCTATTCGTGAAGGTGTATTAAAAAACCTGGAAATAACTTTTGAACACTTTCAGAATCTTTACGATAAAACGCCGGTTAATTTTAAGGTATATGATTCTAAAAATGTTTCTAATTTAAGAAGTTTTGCTATTAATAATACTATTGAGATTCTTGTTATCAATATTGACTCCTTTGCCAAAGATGAAAATATCATTAATAAGCCGAATGATAAACTGACCGGTAAACGGCCGATTGAGTTTATACAGGCAATTTCTCCAATTGTAATAGTAGATGAACCGCAAAATATGGAAACGGATATAAGGAAGAAAGCAATTGAGAAATTGAATCCCCTTTGTACGCTTCGGTATTCGGCAACACATACCAACCGGTATAATATGGTATACAGTCTCGATCCTGTAAAAGCCTATGATCTGGGATTGGTTAAGCAAATAGAAGTGGATTCCATTATTACGGAAAATGATTTTAATGAAGCCTATCTATGTCTTGAAAAAGTAATTGCGACCAAAACCCGTACATCTTCTAAAATCAAAATAGATGTGAATACAACCGATGGCGTTAAGAGAAAAACCGTTACCGCCAAGGTCGGTGATGATTTGTATGATTTGTCCAACAAAAGAGAGATTTATAAAAATGGATACATTATCAACGGTATTGATGTTTCGGAAAACTTGATTGAGCTTTCAAACGGCGAAACCATTTTTATGGGGGATACCTTTGGTGGGCTTTCCGATGAAATTATGAAAGTTCAAATTCGAAAAACCATTGAAGAACACTTTTTAAAAACAAGGAAACTTAAAAGCAAAGGTATAAAAGTTCTTTCGCTTTTCTTCATTGATCGTGTCGCCAATTACCGGGATTATGATTCGGACGGCAAGCCGGTAAAAGGGAAGTTTGCAAAATGGTTTGAAGAATTATACCGGGAAATATCATCCAGAACGGCATATAAAAATTTGATTCCTTTTGAAGCGGAAGATGTCCATAACGGTTATTTTTCTGCTGATAAAAAAGGCAAATGGAAAGATACCAAAGGGACGACTCAGGCGGATGATGATACCTTTAAGCTGATAATGAAAAACAAGGAACAGCTATTGGACATTAATGAACCTTTGCAGTTTATTTTCAGCCATTCTGCTTTGCGTGAGGGCTGGGACAATCCCAATGTTTTTCAGATATGTACATTAAATGAAACGCAATCGGAACTTAAAAAAAGGCAGGAAATTGGCCGGGGACTGCGGCTTTCGGTCAATCAGGAAGGAACACGAATACAGGACATTAATATTAATAGATTAACGGTTGTGGCCAATGAATCCTATGAAGATTTTGCCAAACAATTGCAAACGGAGATAGAAGAAGATTGCGGTGTGTCTTTTAAGGGTAGAATCAAAAATAAACAGCAAAGGGCAACGGTTACGTACCGGAAAGGCTTTGGATTGGACGAACAATTCAGGGATATATGGGATAAAATAAAATATCAAACCACCTATCTGGTAGAATACGACACATCTGAATTTATCCGGCAAGCTGTAAAAGCTGTTCAGCAAATGCCTGCCATAAGAAAGGCAGCTATCAAAACAACAAAGACCGCGCTTGAATTTGATGAAGCCGGTATTGTTATGAAAACAAAAGCTTCTTATGCAACAGTACTTGACGGGACCTTTCTAATACCCGATATCCTTTTTTATATACAGGAAAGAACGGAACTTACACGTTCCACGATTCTTGATATTCTCACAAAATCAGGGAGAATCGGTGATGTAATAATTAATCCGCAGTTGTTTCTGGACAATGTTGTTATTATAATAAAAAATGTTCTTACCGAGTTGATGATTGAGGGTATTCAATACGATAAAGTCGGTTCAAAAGAATATGAAATGAGATTGTTTGAGGACTATGACATCCACGTAAATGATCTGACATTTAAGATCACCAAGAAAGATAAAACCATTTACAGTAATTTTGTGCCGCTTGATTCCAATGTTGAATATGATTTTGCTAAAGAATGTGAGAGCAGAGATGATATTGAGTTTTATTTTAAACTCCCCTTTTGGTTCAAGATTAAGACGCCAATAGGTAGCTATAATCCTGACTGGGCTTTGATAAAGAAGAACGAGAAGACGGTTTACTTTGTTGCTGAAACCAAATCAGCAGGCCAGGAATTAAAGACAAGTGAAAAAAGAAAAATTAAATGCGGACAGGCACATTTCAATGAGTTTAAGGACGTTAAATATAGACAGGTTGCGACTGTGGGAGAACTGGATTGAAATAGAAACAAGGGATTTAAGCAGGGAAATCCATTGAAAAAACGCTGTGGGCCATGCTATAGTACACATCTTTATTCAGGGAAATCCACTTCACTTTCCGTCGCACATCAAAATGAGGATTAAACCCCTGAGATCCTAAATGAATCGTTTGGCTGGATGAAAATAGGGAAATATGGAGTTTTTGTATGCGTCAGGTAAATATTCAAACAGCTGCCGGAAAGAAAATTTGGGAGCAGTACCTTAAACGACAAACCGGTCATTCAGATCCCTTGCGAGTTCGGAGGGATGCTTTAACAAAAAGCGTTTTTAGTAAGCCGGTATCCGCCCGGGAAGCTGTAGGGCGCATGCTTACGGAGATCAGCCGTCAGGGAGACCGGGCGGTTTTGCGTTATACACGGTTGTTGGAAAAATATAAGACCACAGCAGCAGGATTGAAAATTTCTGCGGCTGAGCGTCACTCTGCAAAAAAGCAGGTTCCGCTGGTTTTGCAGCGGGCATTGCGTAAGGCGGCATCCCATATTCGCAGCTTTCATCGGGCACAACTGGGAAGAAAACCGGCAGTTGTTTCCCGGCCCGGGGTGAGGCTCTTGGAAAGAAGGCAGCCTTTAAACCGGGTGGGTATTTATGTGCCCGGCGGCGTGGCCCCGCTGGTATCCACTGTTTTGATGAATGCCATTCCGGCTCGGGTCGCAGGGGTGAAAGACGTTATCATGGCAACACCACCGGGCCCCAAAGGAGAGATACTGTCGGCGATTTTGTATGCAGCGGAATTGGCGGGGGTGGATGTTATTTACCGGCTTGGCGGGGCAACTGCCATCGGTGCGTTTGCATTCGGAACGCAGAGCATTACGCGTGTTGACAAAATTGTGGGGCCTGCCAATGTGTTCGGAACCGAGGCCAAGCGCCAGGTTGTGGGCACAGTTGGGATTGACAGCTTGGCCGGACCAAGCGAAATTTTAATCATTGCGGATAAGACTGCCCGGCCGGAAGCACTGGCATGGGATTTACTTGCCCAGGGGGAACATGGTTCCGGGGCAGTCGCCATACTAGTGACACCGTCTGCCAAAGTGATGGCGCTTGCAATGAAAGCAGCAAGCGGTTTGGTTAAAATGTATCCTGAGTTGACTACGGCGTTTCAATCTGCCATCGCGGTGAAGACCGCGACACTTGATCAGGCTGTAAAATTGGCGGATGCGTATGCACCGGAACATCTTTCTTTGCAGATCGCCAAACCACACCGGCTGTTGGATAAAATTAACCGGGCCGGGGCCGTTTTTTTAGGTGTTCAGACAGCTCAGGCGATGGGAGATTATATTGCCGGTCCGAATCACGTGCTGCCGACCAACCGGACCGCTTGTTGGTCGTCGCCCCTGTCTGTACGCGATTTTGAACATTTTACCAGTGTGGTCACATATTCTGACTCTGGAATGCAAAAGGAAGGACCGGCTGCGATCACAATTGCGGAAGCAGAAGGACTGCGCGCCCATGCCGGTTCAATCCGGGTACGAATTCAAAAGTAATCAGCCGTGGCTATGAAAAAACGGTGGAAAAAATAAAGACGTGTCGCGTTTTGCTTGTGCAGCTGGGTGATCAAAGGGGCGGTTATGGAAAGCCGAATAGAAAAAATAAATGAATGGATTCGGCCGGAGGTACGCGGTTTGCAGCCGTATGTACCCGAGGCGGCCGGGCCGCAGATACGGTTGGATGCTAATGAAAGTCCGTTTGACATCCCGGAGGACATGAAGCAAGAAATCAGCAAAATTTTTATGGAGCATTCCTGGAATCGCTATCCTGATCCGGAGTGCCGGGAGTTGAAAAAAGCGGTCGCACACTATGAAGGTGTGGCGGAAGAGAATATTGTTTTGGGAAATGGTTCCGACGAAATTATTCGCGACCTTCAGGTCTGTTTTGGCGGACAGGGTACGCGGACGGTTTTTCCCACGCCGACTTTTGCCATGTACCGTCTCCTGACCATCTCCCTGGGCGGGACACCGGTGGGTGTCCGGTTGCGTGATGACTGGTCGCTGGACAAAGAAAATTTACTAAAAGAGATGGAAACGGAAAACAGCCGGATACTGTTTATTGCCAGTCCAAACAATCCGACCGGTAATGCGTTTGATGTGGGCATGCTGGAAGAAATCGTGCAAGCCACGGATGGACTGGTGGTGGTGGATGAGGCTTACCGTTTATTCGGTACTCAGACCATGGTTCCCAAACTGGCGGCCTATCCCAACTTGGTGGTCCTCAATACTTATTCAAAGTCCATGTCTGCGGCCGGGATTCGGATCGGTTATTTGCTGGGACATGAGAAAATAGTAAATATTATCAATCGGGTCAGGCTGCCTTACAATTTGGATGCTTTTGCCCAGGTGGTGGCGTTAAAGACCATGGAAAATGTCGGTCTTTGGAAGGCCAATGCCAAGCTGATTGTTAGCGAGCGCGAACGCATGGCCGGAATTCTGCGACCGCTGGAGGGTGTGGTTGTTTATCC
This sequence is a window from bacterium. Protein-coding genes within it:
- a CDS encoding DEAD/DEAH box helicase family protein, producing the protein MKLHFDPNQQFQHDAINAIIDIFEGQPLNQSDFSFSLQYEGNFLEDGAVGNRLEISNEQILNNIQEIQTKNELSASDKLDGMNFSVEMETGTGKTYVYLRTIYELNKKYGFKKFVIVVPSIAIREGVLKNLEITFEHFQNLYDKTPVNFKVYDSKNVSNLRSFAINNTIEILVINIDSFAKDENIINKPNDKLTGKRPIEFIQAISPIVIVDEPQNMETDIRKKAIEKLNPLCTLRYSATHTNRYNMVYSLDPVKAYDLGLVKQIEVDSIITENDFNEAYLCLEKVIATKTRTSSKIKIDVNTTDGVKRKTVTAKVGDDLYDLSNKREIYKNGYIINGIDVSENLIELSNGETIFMGDTFGGLSDEIMKVQIRKTIEEHFLKTRKLKSKGIKVLSLFFIDRVANYRDYDSDGKPVKGKFAKWFEELYREISSRTAYKNLIPFEAEDVHNGYFSADKKGKWKDTKGTTQADDDTFKLIMKNKEQLLDINEPLQFIFSHSALREGWDNPNVFQICTLNETQSELKKRQEIGRGLRLSVNQEGTRIQDININRLTVVANESYEDFAKQLQTEIEEDCGVSFKGRIKNKQQRATVTYRKGFGLDEQFRDIWDKIKYQTTYLVEYDTSEFIRQAVKAVQQMPAIRKAAIKTTKTALEFDEAGIVMKTKASYATVLDGTFLIPDILFYIQERTELTRSTILDILTKSGRIGDVIINPQLFLDNVVIIIKNVLTELMIEGIQYDKVGSKEYEMRLFEDYDIHVNDLTFKITKKDKTIYSNFVPLDSNVEYDFAKECESRDDIEFYFKLPFWFKIKTPIGSYNPDWALIKKNEKTVYFVAETKSAGQELKTSEKRKIKCGQAHFNEFKDVKYRQVATVGELD
- the murA gene encoding UDP-N-acetylglucosamine 1-carboxyvinyltransferase, with translation MDKIIMQGGKPLQGSVQVSGSKNASLPIMAACLLAEGTSRVNNIPEVQDIRTMGKMLEILGAKNRLQDNCFQLDPSGFTCRPAPYELVSTMRASIYVLAPLVARFGKAQVALPGGCAIGLRPIDQHFKGLEALGARVNLAHGYIQAEAPKGLKGAEIYLDIASVGATVTILLAAVLAKGRTILDHAACEPEIVNLADMLNAMGAHIQGAGNSRIVIDGVNRLEAVEYTVIPDRIEAGTLALAGAMTGSAMTIAGYPIEHLIALERKLAEAGVDIIKTGTRQVRIQCREEKIKPVDIVTLPYPGFPTDLQAQWMALMCIAEGRSVVTEAVWENRFMHVMELNRMGADIQIEGTNALVRGGKPLSGAQVMASDLRASAALILAGLVAEGETAISRIYHLDRGYEHLEKKLAALGADIKRVHA
- the hisC gene encoding histidinol-phosphate transaminase, translated to MESRIEKINEWIRPEVRGLQPYVPEAAGPQIRLDANESPFDIPEDMKQEISKIFMEHSWNRYPDPECRELKKAVAHYEGVAEENIVLGNGSDEIIRDLQVCFGGQGTRTVFPTPTFAMYRLLTISLGGTPVGVRLRDDWSLDKENLLKEMETENSRILFIASPNNPTGNAFDVGMLEEIVQATDGLVVVDEAYRLFGTQTMVPKLAAYPNLVVLNTYSKSMSAAGIRIGYLLGHEKIVNIINRVRLPYNLDAFAQVVALKTMENVGLWKANAKLIVSERERMAGILRPLEGVVVYPSQSNFLLIQVPDAEAVKDQLARNNIAVRGFPKTEGLSDCLRVTIGTVEENNVFLDRIQKVLQSVG
- the hisD gene encoding histidinol dehydrogenase; protein product: MRQVNIQTAAGKKIWEQYLKRQTGHSDPLRVRRDALTKSVFSKPVSAREAVGRMLTEISRQGDRAVLRYTRLLEKYKTTAAGLKISAAERHSAKKQVPLVLQRALRKAASHIRSFHRAQLGRKPAVVSRPGVRLLERRQPLNRVGIYVPGGVAPLVSTVLMNAIPARVAGVKDVIMATPPGPKGEILSAILYAAELAGVDVIYRLGGATAIGAFAFGTQSITRVDKIVGPANVFGTEAKRQVVGTVGIDSLAGPSEILIIADKTARPEALAWDLLAQGEHGSGAVAILVTPSAKVMALAMKAASGLVKMYPELTTAFQSAIAVKTATLDQAVKLADAYAPEHLSLQIAKPHRLLDKINRAGAVFLGVQTAQAMGDYIAGPNHVLPTNRTACWSSPLSVRDFEHFTSVVTYSDSGMQKEGPAAITIAEAEGLRAHAGSIRVRIQK
- a CDS encoding site-specific DNA-methyltransferase, translating into MNGKSLNITEEKLNKLKEIIPEAFTENKIDWEKLKAALGEDIEFKNERYVLNWAGKSDAFRVLQSPTTATLVPVKDESVNFDTTENIFIEGENLEVLKVLQKSYFGKIKMIYIDPPYNTGNDNFIYPDKFSETKEEYLSRIGDKDETGFMTREGLFRKNSKNSGHYHSNWLSMMYPRLFLARNLLRDDGVIFVSIDDNEVHNLRLLMNEVFGEENFVANIIWQKKYAVSADDPSIAPMHDYIVVYQKSSNFKRILLPRTEKQILRYKNIDNDPRGSWSSDNYVSNKSMEERPTLWYPIMHPKTGKEVWPDKSAVWRYSKVKHEAIEKENRLYWGPDLSYEKPRLKRFLNEIQEGIVPSTWWEFKEVGHNDEGQKETAELLGKKVFSTPKPVRLLKKILNISVDNDDIVLDFFAGSCSLGQAIFEENNSRPKGIKFICIQLPESCSNDSVAHKTGYKTIADIGKERIRRVIKKIKEEQEGKLNLDTNAAKQDLGFKVFKLQDSNFKIWQTKIENEEELNKQLEIHTDPVDENAKTENILCELLIKSGISLTAKIEQKAGVYLVNDNEIALILEKVNNKIMKKVIDAKPQKVITLDRLFNNNDQLKTNTALQMKDAGIEFKVV
- a CDS encoding phospholipase D family protein codes for the protein MRNKKTWIVVLAVLLLCAVSSFAKNADDIRVVFDPDLRSLIRGAITQSEKSVDVEVFKMTDRGVIADLGNAAGEGVAVRVILCPTQKSNQKAANKLLGTGAKVRWYPVTKKNQIMHVKMGLFDMQRLIFGSPNWTYWGLTIHHEGVLDISLPAVVDEMQGRFEVDWEKSKPARLL
- a CDS encoding Fic family protein, with the translated sequence MKPFVPHELPIKNLDWAMFVSLIGEANRELAKFDAALNSIPEPNVLLSPLTTNEAVLSSRIEGTQATLEDVYKFEAAPKERTEKYDDIIEIINYRRAITEASEKLNRLPLSSRLIREIHKTLLSGARGKNKTPGKFRTGQVYIGQMGTDIGSATFVPPEPQTISEHFSNFEKYIHFNEKDVLVQLAIVHAQFEIIHPFWDGNGRTGRIIMPLFLYYKKIIGSPNFYLSEYFEKNRDSYNSGLNSISETGKWEKWITYFLKAIIVQSAINREKVESILALYKDMMNNVQNSTHSQYTHKVVDFIFSNPWFDTIKFREESKVAKSATSRIIRILLENNILKVIRKGIGRRPTVYVFPELLKIIR